A genomic window from Rhodothermales bacterium includes:
- a CDS encoding 4-alpha-glucanotransferase (amylomaltase; acts to release glucose from maltodextrins): protein LGLITQEVVDLMQRYGFPGMAVLQFAFDNDADDKFLPHNFHRNLVAYSGTHDNDTVHGWYRSDLSTQDAQQVAQARRFCRDYLAVSTGNEHDLHWRFIRALAMSVADSVVFPLQDVLGLGTEARMNVPGEATGNWSWRFEPGALTEVVAETLRRITVNCGRGRSAETRATEPGSMES from the coding sequence GTCTGGGCCTGATCACGCAGGAAGTGGTGGATCTCATGCAGCGATACGGTTTCCCAGGGATGGCCGTCTTGCAGTTTGCATTCGACAACGACGCGGACGACAAATTCCTTCCGCACAACTTCCATCGCAATCTTGTGGCCTACTCGGGTACGCACGACAACGACACCGTTCACGGTTGGTACCGGAGCGACTTGAGCACTCAGGACGCCCAGCAGGTCGCGCAGGCGCGCCGGTTTTGTCGCGATTATCTGGCCGTTTCGACAGGCAATGAGCATGACCTGCACTGGCGATTCATCCGTGCGCTGGCCATGTCCGTTGCCGACTCGGTAGTCTTCCCGCTGCAGGACGTACTCGGGCTCGGAACCGAAGCCAGAATGAATGTCCCCGGAGAAGCGACGGGTAACTGGTCGTGGCGATTCGAACCGGGCGCATTGACCGAAGTGGTGGCAGAAACCCTCAGGCGGATTACCGTGAACTGCGGCAGAGGTCGATCGGCAGAGACGCGGGCGACTGAGCCCGGTAGTATGGAGTCGTAG